Proteins encoded in a region of the Isosphaeraceae bacterium EP7 genome:
- the purD gene encoding phosphoribosylamine--glycine ligase: MKVLVVGKGGREHALCWKLKQSPKVRAVFCAPGNAGTAVDVTNVGIEPGDTRALIQFAKRERIYLTVIGPEEPLASGIVDAFQRENLRVFGPRQDAAELEGSKVFAKELMRQAGIPTADYRVFKGAPDAEHYLLSREVSLVVRSRGRSTMRHTMSCRTAAETLEAIDRIMDPREMLAPGVQVEIEEKNTRKVFDTGAEAKAYVLNRPLGMVLKADGLAAGKGVYVCDNLREALIAVDDIMVSRKYGKAGDRLLLEERLDGHETSILALTDGRTIVSLETSQDHKRAYDNDEGPNTGGMGAYSPATDIVTPELMAQVESEVLVPMVHAMKRARKPFRGVLYAGLMLTNQGPKVLEFNVRFGDPECQVLMMRLKSDLFEVLNAVVDEKLDTIHLEWDPRPAVTVVMAAEGYPGHYERGRAINNLEQAGRMPDVKVFHAGTLLRIDPSLKGGQQAVADGGRVLNVTAIGDTLAQAQAKAYAAIKTIRLNGGWYRKDIAEKGIRNADPV, translated from the coding sequence TTGAAAGTTCTGGTCGTCGGCAAGGGTGGTCGTGAGCATGCGCTCTGCTGGAAGCTGAAGCAGTCCCCGAAGGTCCGGGCCGTGTTCTGCGCCCCAGGGAATGCAGGCACCGCCGTCGACGTGACGAACGTCGGGATCGAGCCGGGAGACACCCGGGCCCTGATCCAGTTCGCCAAGCGTGAGCGGATCTACCTGACCGTCATCGGCCCTGAAGAACCGCTCGCCAGCGGCATCGTCGACGCCTTCCAGCGCGAGAACCTTCGGGTCTTCGGCCCCCGGCAAGACGCCGCCGAGCTGGAAGGCAGCAAGGTCTTCGCCAAGGAATTGATGAGGCAGGCCGGCATTCCCACGGCCGACTACCGGGTCTTCAAGGGGGCTCCCGACGCCGAGCATTACCTGCTCAGCCGAGAGGTCTCGCTCGTCGTCCGCAGCCGGGGCCGGTCGACGATGCGACACACGATGTCGTGCCGCACGGCCGCCGAGACCCTGGAAGCGATCGACCGGATCATGGATCCGCGCGAGATGCTGGCGCCCGGCGTTCAGGTGGAGATCGAGGAGAAGAATACGCGTAAGGTCTTCGACACCGGGGCCGAGGCCAAGGCCTACGTCCTCAACCGGCCGCTCGGCATGGTTTTGAAGGCCGACGGGCTCGCCGCGGGCAAGGGCGTCTACGTCTGCGACAACCTCCGAGAGGCCCTCATCGCGGTCGACGACATCATGGTCTCCAGGAAGTACGGCAAGGCCGGCGACCGGCTCTTGCTGGAGGAACGGCTCGACGGCCACGAGACGAGCATCCTCGCCTTGACCGACGGCCGGACGATCGTCTCCCTGGAAACGAGCCAGGACCACAAGCGAGCCTACGACAACGACGAAGGGCCGAACACTGGAGGCATGGGCGCCTACTCCCCGGCCACCGACATCGTCACGCCCGAGCTGATGGCACAGGTTGAGAGCGAAGTGCTCGTGCCCATGGTCCACGCGATGAAGCGAGCCCGGAAGCCGTTCCGGGGGGTGCTCTACGCGGGCCTGATGCTGACGAACCAGGGTCCGAAGGTCCTCGAGTTCAATGTCCGCTTCGGCGACCCCGAGTGCCAGGTCCTGATGATGCGCCTGAAGTCGGACCTGTTCGAGGTGCTCAACGCCGTCGTCGACGAGAAGCTCGATACGATCCACCTGGAATGGGATCCTCGCCCCGCGGTGACCGTGGTCATGGCCGCGGAAGGCTATCCCGGTCACTACGAGCGCGGCCGGGCGATCAATAACCTGGAGCAGGCCGGGCGGATGCCCGACGTGAAGGTCTTCCACGCAGGGACCTTGCTGCGAATCGACCCGAGCCTGAAGGGTGGCCAGCAGGCTGTCGCCGATGGCGGACGGGTCCTGAATGTGACCGCGATTGGCGACACCCTGGCGCAGGCGCAGGCCAAGGCCTATGCGGCGATCAAGACGATCCGGCTCAACGGTGGCTGGTATCGGAAAGACATCGCCGAGAAGGGCATCCGCAACGCCGACCCCGTATAA
- a CDS encoding DUF167 domain-containing protein, whose translation MIEAKAHADGAVFPVRAQPGTKRSKILGERNGALRVAVTAPPDQGKANAALVEAIADALGCKASQVELVSGQAHRDKRFLIRGMGPAELELKLAGLVKISDSSAATTEKRSKTP comes from the coding sequence ATGATCGAAGCGAAGGCCCATGCCGACGGGGCGGTGTTCCCGGTCCGGGCGCAGCCTGGGACCAAGCGCTCGAAGATCCTGGGCGAGCGAAACGGCGCCTTGCGAGTCGCCGTGACCGCTCCCCCCGACCAGGGGAAGGCGAACGCGGCACTGGTCGAGGCCATTGCTGACGCGCTGGGCTGCAAGGCGTCTCAGGTCGAGTTAGTCTCGGGCCAGGCCCATCGCGACAAACGCTTCCTGATCCGCGGTATGGGCCCGGCCGAGCTTGAGCTCAAGCTTGCCGGGCTCGTCAAGATAAGCGACTCGTCCGCAGCAACAACCGAGAAACGATCGAAAACGCCCTGA
- a CDS encoding class I SAM-dependent methyltransferase gives MVSGSPVVDPPASESPSVDKSDRRVRSMFASIAGRYDLLNRVLSLNIDTSWRRFTTRTVPPLPGLPVLDCCTGTADLALDYHAVSRGRSKILGADFCREMLVVGRQKVLNAGADESVTLVEGDTQRLPVPDNTFGVVTVAFGLRNVADTVLGIDEMVRAAAPGGKVAILEFSRPTNPILSRIYLTFFRRILPKVGQTLAPNQYDAYRYLPESVLQFPDGQRMLDLLASRGLINLVGHPLTFGIATLYVGTKPGQLSTTERKES, from the coding sequence ATGGTCTCCGGCAGTCCGGTCGTCGATCCACCCGCGTCAGAGAGCCCCTCGGTGGACAAGTCGGACCGTCGGGTCCGGTCGATGTTCGCCTCGATTGCGGGCCGGTACGACCTGCTCAATCGCGTGTTGAGCCTGAACATCGACACATCCTGGCGGCGATTCACCACCAGGACCGTCCCCCCCCTGCCCGGCTTGCCCGTCCTCGACTGCTGCACCGGCACGGCCGACCTGGCGCTCGATTATCACGCGGTTTCACGCGGTCGCTCCAAGATCCTGGGAGCCGACTTCTGCCGCGAAATGCTGGTCGTGGGCCGGCAGAAGGTGCTGAATGCCGGCGCGGATGAGTCGGTGACGCTCGTTGAGGGGGACACCCAGCGACTTCCCGTCCCTGACAACACCTTCGGCGTCGTCACCGTGGCGTTCGGCCTACGCAATGTGGCCGATACCGTCCTGGGCATCGACGAGATGGTCCGCGCGGCGGCCCCGGGCGGGAAGGTGGCGATCCTCGAGTTCTCGCGTCCCACTAATCCCATCCTGAGCCGGATCTATCTGACCTTCTTCAGGCGCATCCTGCCGAAAGTCGGCCAGACGCTGGCACCCAACCAATATGACGCCTATCGGTACCTGCCCGAGAGCGTCCTCCAGTTTCCCGATGGCCAGCGGATGCTCGACCTGCTCGCTTCTCGTGGACTGATCAATCTGGTCGGTCACCCGCTCACGTTTGGGATCGCCACGTTGTATGTCGGGACCAAGCCCGGCCAACTCTCAACGACGGAACGTAAAGAGAGCTGA
- a CDS encoding pseudouridine synthase — MPSNKPPRRSGPGAGPGHGGPRHSSRPPGRRPSGPGGPPQGQGPAGRRPAQAGGRPGGGGPVQGPGARRPGQSHSRPGGPPQGQGPSARRPGQGSSRPGGPPQGQGPGARRPGQGGSRPGGPPQRSGGGGGSDRPRSHDRIGAPGTRSGPALRTVERSKSHEPERLQKVLAQAGLGSRRNCEELILQGRVTINNQIVRELGTKVDASSATIHVDGQKVRLERSVYFAVNKPKGYVSTNSDPAGRPRVVDLLPDVPERVYTVGRLDEMSVGLMLLTNDGELANKLAHPKFGVEKVYRVIVAGLPSPETIQKLLAGIWLSDGKVRAKRAKIVGRQGDATIVEMVLAEGKNREVRRMLAKEGHKVMSLTRIAVGPITIKGLAPGEFRPLGSGEVELLRKVAAGLLLPTVRTDDRKSQGPRRFPTAGTGAGTGSFQGSGSMGHGGARRPDRVEGSRPAGPSRGPAMRPRPDGRIPQTAEGHDNLPRPLRRGEVPRPLGLPPSQRPRPSAIPPHFQGSQPAMRRNQDGVGPGRGPVLDGGPGRTPAGGHSREPQSSGGRKPLRPGQPDNEYQIRADGPPQGRPGTPAQGGRPTPRVDLSDGQGGGRIIIGMDRSQGQSQNQGPRLRRPASKPRPPRSALGQTRRRPESDEPKPTT; from the coding sequence ATGCCCAGCAACAAGCCCCCCCGCCGCAGCGGCCCCGGCGCCGGTCCCGGCCACGGCGGACCTCGCCACTCATCTCGTCCCCCCGGCCGCAGGCCCTCGGGCCCCGGCGGTCCTCCGCAAGGTCAAGGCCCCGCAGGCCGCCGCCCGGCGCAGGCTGGCGGTCGCCCCGGTGGTGGTGGCCCGGTTCAGGGGCCCGGCGCCCGCCGCCCCGGGCAGAGCCACAGTCGACCCGGTGGTCCCCCCCAGGGTCAGGGGCCCTCAGCGCGCAGGCCAGGGCAAGGAAGCAGTCGACCCGGTGGTCCCCCCCAGGGTCAAGGGCCCGGGGCTCGCCGGCCAGGCCAGGGGGGCAGCCGTCCCGGCGGCCCGCCGCAGCGTTCGGGTGGTGGTGGAGGCTCGGATCGACCGAGGAGCCACGACCGGATCGGTGCTCCCGGCACCCGTAGCGGCCCCGCGCTCCGCACCGTCGAACGGTCCAAGTCCCACGAACCCGAGCGGCTCCAGAAGGTCCTGGCCCAGGCCGGGCTCGGTTCGAGGCGAAACTGCGAAGAGCTGATCCTCCAGGGACGAGTGACGATCAACAATCAGATTGTCCGCGAACTGGGAACGAAGGTTGATGCCTCGTCCGCCACGATCCACGTCGACGGCCAGAAGGTCAGGCTGGAACGGTCGGTCTACTTCGCGGTGAACAAGCCCAAGGGCTACGTCTCCACCAACAGCGATCCGGCCGGCCGGCCCCGAGTCGTGGATCTGCTGCCCGACGTCCCAGAGCGCGTCTACACGGTCGGTCGGCTTGACGAGATGAGCGTCGGCCTGATGCTGCTGACCAACGATGGGGAGCTCGCCAACAAGCTGGCCCACCCCAAGTTCGGGGTCGAGAAGGTCTACCGGGTCATCGTGGCCGGACTCCCCAGCCCCGAGACCATCCAGAAATTGCTCGCAGGAATCTGGTTGTCCGACGGCAAGGTGCGCGCCAAGCGGGCCAAGATCGTTGGTCGCCAGGGCGATGCGACCATCGTGGAGATGGTGCTCGCCGAAGGGAAAAACCGCGAAGTTCGCCGGATGTTGGCCAAGGAGGGGCACAAGGTCATGTCCCTGACCCGCATCGCCGTCGGCCCGATCACCATCAAGGGCTTGGCGCCTGGCGAGTTCCGGCCGCTCGGCAGCGGCGAGGTCGAGCTGCTCCGCAAGGTCGCGGCCGGACTTCTTTTGCCCACGGTCCGCACCGATGATCGTAAGTCTCAGGGCCCGCGTCGGTTCCCGACCGCCGGCACCGGCGCCGGGACTGGCTCGTTCCAGGGTTCAGGCTCGATGGGTCATGGGGGCGCCCGCAGGCCCGATCGAGTCGAGGGGAGCCGCCCTGCAGGTCCTTCGCGTGGTCCGGCCATGCGACCGCGACCCGACGGCCGGATCCCGCAGACCGCCGAGGGTCATGACAACCTCCCGCGCCCGCTGAGGCGAGGTGAAGTCCCCCGCCCCCTGGGCCTGCCCCCCTCACAGCGTCCGCGGCCTTCGGCCATCCCGCCGCACTTCCAGGGCTCCCAGCCCGCCATGCGTCGTAACCAGGATGGTGTCGGCCCGGGCCGTGGACCTGTCCTGGATGGTGGCCCCGGCCGCACCCCGGCTGGCGGTCATAGTCGTGAGCCGCAGTCGAGCGGCGGACGCAAGCCGCTCCGCCCCGGTCAGCCTGACAACGAGTACCAGATTCGCGCCGACGGCCCCCCGCAGGGGAGACCCGGCACCCCGGCACAGGGCGGTCGCCCCACGCCCCGGGTTGACCTCTCCGACGGTCAGGGTGGCGGCCGGATCATCATCGGTATGGATCGGAGTCAGGGCCAGAGCCAGAACCAGGGGCCCAGGCTCCGTCGTCCTGCCTCCAAGCCTCGCCCCCCGCGCTCGGCCCTCGGCCAGACCCGTCGTCGGCCCGAGTCCGATGAGCCCAAGCCGACGACCTGA
- a CDS encoding YggS family pyridoxal phosphate-dependent enzyme, producing the protein MDAERLRENWTSVGARVDEATRLSGRKSGDVRLVAVTKRVPASAVRALIDLGAKTFGENYPQELWEKVEEIPDPSVRWHLIGHLQGKKVKKTLPLVEMVHGVDTIKLLQSLNSAAAELPQVPSVCLQANLSGEPTKHGWTAEGLLLDAEEIARCRSIRVVGLMTMAGLGDQGEAARPTFAQLRQLRDELARRTGLALPELSMGMSGDFEAAIAEGATLVRVGSALFEGVGT; encoded by the coding sequence ATGGATGCCGAGCGACTGCGAGAGAACTGGACGAGCGTCGGGGCACGGGTCGACGAGGCGACGCGTCTGTCGGGCCGGAAATCGGGCGACGTCAGGCTCGTCGCCGTCACCAAGCGGGTGCCCGCGTCGGCGGTGCGCGCCCTGATCGACCTTGGCGCGAAGACGTTCGGCGAGAATTATCCGCAGGAACTCTGGGAGAAGGTCGAGGAGATTCCCGACCCCTCCGTGCGCTGGCACCTCATCGGCCACCTCCAGGGGAAGAAGGTGAAGAAAACCCTCCCCCTTGTCGAGATGGTGCACGGGGTCGACACGATCAAGTTATTGCAGTCGCTGAACTCGGCCGCGGCCGAGCTGCCGCAGGTCCCGAGCGTCTGCCTGCAAGCGAACCTCTCGGGGGAGCCGACCAAGCACGGTTGGACCGCGGAGGGGCTGCTGCTCGACGCCGAAGAGATTGCCAGGTGCCGGTCGATTCGCGTCGTCGGCTTGATGACGATGGCCGGCCTGGGCGACCAGGGAGAGGCGGCCCGACCGACGTTTGCCCAGCTCCGGCAGTTGCGCGACGAACTGGCACGTCGAACGGGACTCGCTCTGCCCGAGCTCTCGATGGGAATGTCTGGCGATTTCGAGGCGGCGATCGCCGAAGGGGCGACGCTCGTCCGGGTCGGATCGGCCCTGTTCGAGGGAGTCGGCACATGA
- the aroA gene encoding 3-phosphoshikimate 1-carboxyvinyltransferase, which translates to MSTYPEQFVVPTLAGRPLSATTRVPGSKSITNRALAVAALADGISTLTGALDSDDTRVMIDSLRKLGVVIDHDTEACSVRVVGCRGLFPAKEADLYLDNSGTSLRFLTAMLAASRGTFRLDGSARMRQRPVADLLTAINGVGADARSELGTGCPPVLLKADGIHGGFATVRGDVSSQFLSGLLIASPYTRDVLTVEVQGTLVSVPYVAMTLDVMGAFGVQISNRKFKRFDIQTQRYNARSYAIEPDASAASYFFAAAAIAGGTVKVEGLGTNSIQGDLGFVDILEHMGCTVERGKDSTTVTGGPLRGVDVDMNAISDTVMTLGVVALFAQGLTRIRNVGHIRHKETDRIAALATELRKFGATVDEAPDGLIIIPPEKPVAATVATYKDHRMAMSFAMAGLKIEGVTILDPGCVAKTYPGFWDDLAKLETVPPA; encoded by the coding sequence ATGTCGACCTATCCAGAACAATTCGTCGTCCCAACCCTCGCCGGGCGTCCCCTCTCGGCCACTACACGGGTTCCAGGCTCCAAGAGCATCACCAACCGGGCCCTGGCGGTCGCTGCACTCGCCGACGGGATCAGCACGCTGACCGGTGCCCTGGATAGCGACGACACACGGGTGATGATCGACTCCCTGCGCAAGCTGGGCGTCGTGATCGATCACGACACCGAGGCGTGCTCCGTCCGCGTGGTGGGTTGCCGAGGTCTGTTCCCGGCCAAGGAAGCCGATCTTTATCTGGATAACTCGGGAACCAGCCTGAGGTTCCTCACCGCGATGCTTGCGGCCTCGCGGGGCACCTTCCGGCTCGACGGCTCCGCGCGGATGCGCCAACGCCCCGTGGCCGACCTCCTGACGGCGATCAACGGGGTCGGGGCCGATGCCAGGAGCGAGCTTGGCACGGGCTGCCCTCCGGTCTTGCTGAAGGCCGACGGCATCCACGGCGGGTTCGCCACGGTACGCGGCGACGTGTCGAGCCAGTTCCTCAGCGGCCTCTTGATCGCCTCGCCCTACACCCGAGACGTCCTGACCGTCGAGGTTCAGGGGACGCTCGTCTCGGTCCCTTACGTCGCGATGACTCTCGACGTGATGGGGGCGTTCGGGGTCCAGATCAGCAATCGCAAGTTCAAGCGATTCGACATCCAGACCCAGCGTTACAACGCACGGTCCTACGCCATCGAGCCCGACGCCTCGGCCGCCAGCTATTTTTTCGCCGCCGCAGCCATCGCGGGCGGGACGGTCAAGGTCGAAGGGCTCGGCACCAATTCGATCCAGGGGGACCTCGGCTTTGTCGACATCCTGGAGCATATGGGCTGCACGGTCGAGCGCGGCAAGGACTCGACGACGGTGACCGGCGGACCGTTGCGCGGGGTCGACGTCGACATGAACGCGATCAGCGACACCGTGATGACCCTGGGCGTCGTGGCCCTGTTCGCACAGGGGCTGACGCGCATCCGCAACGTCGGCCACATCCGCCACAAGGAGACCGACCGGATCGCCGCCCTCGCCACCGAGCTGCGCAAGTTCGGCGCGACGGTCGATGAGGCTCCCGACGGCCTGATCATCATCCCGCCCGAAAAACCCGTCGCCGCGACAGTCGCCACGTACAAAGACCATCGGATGGCGATGTCCTTCGCGATGGCGGGCCTGAAGATCGAAGGGGTCACGATCCTCGACCCGGGCTGCGTGGCCAAGACGTATCCGGGGTTCTGGGACGATCTGGCGAAGCTCGAGACGGTTCCTCCCGCCTGA
- the mqnE gene encoding aminofutalosine synthase MqnE, producing MTTDAAKLRAIRDKVEASQRLTFDDGLTLEASNDLFALGEMANLVRERTNGNFGYYNVNTHINPTNVCVYKCDFCAFRADLDDPRAYVMDEPQILARAKQAHDRGATELHIVGGLHHKLPFDYYVDLVRWIHEAYPELHLKAYTAVEIEFFAKISRLSIRQVLERLVEAGLGSLPGGGAEIFHPEVREEVCGAKASTAVWLEVHRTAHSLGLHSNATMLYGHIDKPHHRIDHMVRLRELQDETGGFQTFIPLAFHPDNSRMDSLPKPSGLMDLKTMAISRLMLDNFPHIKAYWVMLGIKTAQIALSFGADDLDGTVVHEKIYHEAGAETPQEVTVDEIRRLIIEAGRIPIERDTLYHRVDRDGVTWSAAEPVQIGMGNIAAPV from the coding sequence ATGACCACCGACGCGGCGAAGTTGCGGGCGATTCGGGACAAGGTCGAGGCCTCGCAACGCCTCACGTTCGACGATGGACTGACCCTCGAAGCCTCCAACGACCTGTTCGCCCTGGGCGAGATGGCCAATCTCGTCCGCGAGCGGACCAACGGCAATTTCGGCTACTACAACGTCAACACGCACATCAACCCGACGAACGTCTGCGTTTATAAGTGCGACTTCTGTGCGTTCAGGGCCGATCTCGACGATCCCCGCGCCTACGTGATGGACGAGCCCCAGATCCTCGCCAGGGCCAAGCAGGCCCACGACCGGGGCGCAACCGAGCTGCACATCGTCGGCGGCCTGCACCACAAGCTCCCGTTTGATTACTACGTCGACCTCGTCCGCTGGATCCACGAGGCCTACCCCGAACTCCACCTGAAGGCCTATACCGCCGTCGAGATCGAGTTCTTCGCTAAGATTTCCCGACTCTCTATCCGCCAGGTCCTCGAGCGCCTCGTGGAAGCCGGCCTGGGAAGCTTACCGGGCGGCGGTGCCGAGATCTTTCACCCCGAGGTCCGCGAGGAAGTCTGCGGCGCCAAGGCCTCGACGGCCGTCTGGCTGGAGGTCCACCGGACCGCCCACAGCCTGGGCCTGCATTCCAACGCGACCATGCTCTATGGGCACATCGACAAGCCCCACCACCGGATTGACCACATGGTCCGGCTGCGCGAGCTTCAGGACGAGACTGGCGGCTTCCAGACGTTCATCCCGCTGGCCTTCCACCCCGACAACTCGCGGATGGACAGCCTGCCGAAGCCCTCGGGCCTGATGGACCTGAAGACGATGGCGATTAGCCGCCTGATGCTCGACAACTTCCCGCACATCAAGGCCTACTGGGTGATGCTCGGCATCAAGACCGCCCAGATCGCCCTCTCCTTCGGGGCCGACGACCTCGACGGTACCGTTGTGCACGAGAAGATCTATCACGAGGCGGGCGCCGAGACGCCCCAGGAAGTGACGGTCGACGAGATCCGCAGGCTCATCATCGAGGCCGGCCGGATCCCCATCGAGCGCGACACCCTCTACCATCGGGTCGACCGCGACGGCGTCACCTGGTCGGCCGCCGAGCCGGTTCAGATCGGTATGGGAAACATCGCCGCCCCGGTCTGA
- a CDS encoding SDR family NAD(P)-dependent oxidoreductase: MPPAGRVVLVTGASSGIGAALTLELARRGFRLALTARRGDRLESIAAEARSLGSPEVATIVADLADGAAPELILGETLGRFGGLDVLVNNAGLGLPEPFALADRGMLRRQVEVNLLAPMMLAHWAIPALAERRGTIINVGSAISTIAIPMFGAYGMTKAGLAYWNDALRRELRPQRIKVCLVEPGPIGTEFFRAISSLYPEGSSELSEPRAPAIPPPSFATAKVDDVARRIANLIDRPKRRLSVLRRLVWPLRALGAFFRAAPVVADLALVDAIRRLQREWKDRPPG, from the coding sequence GTGCCACCAGCAGGAAGAGTCGTCCTCGTCACGGGTGCATCGAGCGGCATCGGTGCCGCACTCACCTTGGAACTCGCCCGCCGCGGATTCCGCCTCGCGCTGACTGCGCGTCGCGGCGATCGACTGGAATCCATCGCGGCCGAAGCGCGGAGCCTCGGCTCGCCCGAGGTCGCCACGATTGTCGCGGATCTCGCGGACGGGGCCGCTCCTGAACTGATCCTCGGTGAAACGCTCGGGCGTTTTGGCGGCCTCGACGTGCTCGTGAATAATGCCGGCCTTGGTCTGCCCGAACCGTTTGCGTTGGCGGATCGAGGGATGTTGCGTCGGCAGGTCGAGGTCAACCTGCTTGCGCCGATGATGCTCGCTCATTGGGCGATCCCGGCGCTGGCCGAGCGTCGTGGCACGATCATCAACGTGGGCTCGGCGATCAGCACGATCGCGATCCCGATGTTCGGCGCCTACGGCATGACCAAGGCGGGTCTGGCCTACTGGAACGACGCCCTGAGGCGTGAGCTTCGCCCGCAACGGATCAAGGTCTGCCTGGTCGAGCCGGGCCCCATCGGCACCGAGTTCTTTCGCGCCATCTCGTCGCTCTATCCCGAGGGGAGCAGCGAGTTGTCCGAGCCGCGTGCGCCTGCCATTCCGCCCCCGTCGTTCGCCACGGCTAAGGTCGACGACGTGGCCCGCCGGATCGCCAACCTCATCGACCGGCCCAAGCGGCGGCTGTCCGTTTTGCGCAGGCTGGTCTGGCCGTTGCGGGCGCTGGGTGCCTTTTTCCGCGCCGCCCCGGTCGTCGCCGACCTTGCCCTGGTCGACGCGATCCGGAGGCTGCAACGCGAGTGGAAAGATCGGCCGCCGGGCTAA
- a CDS encoding UbiD family decarboxylase, whose amino-acid sequence MGYRNLSDCVRDLERTGQLVTIEAEVDPCLEAAAIQRRVYQAQGPALLFKNVKGTPFPMLGNLYGTIERTRWLFRDTLQAVRHLVELKVAPPAFLRRPWRYRDVPFAAWHLLPKLSRSGPILSHQTTLSKLPQLKSWPMDGGAFITLPQVYSEDPDHPGLAKSNLGMYRVQISGNDYMPDREVGLHYQLHRGIGVHHSAAIRHGEPLRVNVFVGGPPCMAVAAVMPLPEGLPELSFAGALGGRRVRMVRPEGGPAIPSEADFCLVGTIDANRTKREGPFGDHLGYYSLAHDFPVMQVERVYHRPGAIWPFTSVGRPPQEDTSFGQLIHELTGPLVPTVLPGVKAVHAVDAAGVHPLLLAIGSERYVPYARDSRPREILTQANAILGQGQMSLAKYLLIMAERDVPDLDIHDVGMFLRRLLERVDWESDLHFQTRTTIDTLDYSGHGLNQGSKLVIAAAGPVRRSLPTELPEGLTFPDCYHDPRLAMPGVLVIQAPPHGPEAESVERLQAFCNAFPNGHPIDAFPLVVLVDDSEFAARSIGNFLWVTFTRSNPAADIDGIRSFSDRKHWGCRGPLVIDARVKSQHAPPLIDDPEIERKVDAWAAPGGPLHGVY is encoded by the coding sequence ATGGGGTATCGCAACCTGTCGGACTGCGTGCGGGACCTCGAACGGACCGGCCAGCTCGTGACCATCGAAGCCGAGGTTGATCCCTGCCTGGAGGCGGCCGCCATCCAGCGTCGGGTCTACCAGGCGCAGGGGCCCGCGCTCCTTTTCAAGAACGTGAAGGGGACGCCGTTCCCCATGCTCGGGAACCTTTACGGGACGATCGAGCGGACCCGCTGGCTGTTCCGCGACACCTTGCAAGCCGTCCGCCACCTCGTCGAGCTGAAAGTCGCCCCGCCGGCCTTTCTCCGTCGTCCCTGGAGATACCGCGACGTCCCCTTCGCCGCCTGGCACCTGTTGCCAAAGCTCTCCCGCAGCGGGCCGATCCTCTCGCATCAGACAACTCTCTCGAAACTTCCTCAGCTCAAGTCGTGGCCGATGGATGGCGGCGCATTCATCACCCTGCCGCAGGTCTATTCCGAAGATCCCGACCACCCGGGCCTGGCGAAGTCGAACCTGGGAATGTACCGGGTGCAGATCTCGGGCAACGACTACATGCCCGACCGCGAGGTGGGCCTGCACTACCAGCTCCATCGGGGGATAGGCGTCCATCACTCGGCGGCGATCCGTCACGGTGAACCGTTGAGGGTGAACGTCTTCGTCGGAGGGCCCCCCTGCATGGCGGTCGCGGCAGTGATGCCGCTACCCGAAGGTTTGCCCGAGCTTTCCTTCGCAGGAGCCCTGGGAGGGCGCCGCGTGCGGATGGTCCGGCCCGAAGGCGGCCCGGCGATACCGTCCGAGGCCGATTTCTGCCTGGTCGGCACAATTGACGCCAACCGGACCAAACGCGAAGGGCCGTTCGGCGACCACCTGGGCTATTACTCGCTGGCCCACGACTTCCCGGTGATGCAGGTCGAGCGCGTCTACCATCGCCCGGGCGCCATCTGGCCGTTCACCTCGGTCGGCCGGCCACCGCAGGAGGATACCTCCTTCGGCCAGTTGATTCACGAGCTGACCGGCCCGCTCGTCCCGACCGTTCTCCCGGGTGTGAAGGCGGTCCACGCCGTCGATGCCGCCGGAGTCCATCCGCTCCTGCTCGCCATCGGTAGCGAGCGATATGTACCCTACGCGCGAGACTCTCGCCCGCGAGAAATCCTGACTCAGGCGAATGCGATCCTGGGCCAGGGGCAGATGTCGCTGGCCAAGTACCTGCTCATCATGGCCGAGCGAGACGTCCCCGACCTGGACATCCACGACGTCGGCATGTTCCTGCGTCGGCTCCTGGAGCGGGTCGACTGGGAGAGCGACCTCCACTTCCAAACCCGGACCACCATCGACACCCTGGACTATTCGGGCCACGGCCTGAACCAGGGGTCTAAGCTCGTCATCGCCGCCGCCGGCCCTGTGCGTCGTTCGCTCCCAACGGAGCTCCCCGAAGGATTGACATTCCCCGACTGCTACCACGATCCACGACTCGCCATGCCCGGCGTGCTCGTCATTCAGGCGCCGCCGCATGGTCCCGAGGCCGAGTCGGTCGAGCGGCTCCAGGCGTTCTGCAACGCCTTCCCGAATGGGCACCCAATCGACGCGTTCCCGCTGGTCGTCCTGGTTGACGACAGCGAGTTCGCGGCCCGATCGATCGGCAACTTCCTCTGGGTGACCTTCACCCGGTCGAATCCCGCCGCCGACATCGACGGGATCCGGTCGTTCAGTGATCGAAAGCATTGGGGCTGCCGAGGACCGCTGGTCATCGACGCGCGGGTCAAGTCGCAGCACGCCCCCCCCTTGATCGACGATCCTGAGATCGAGCGGAAGGTGGATGCCTGGGCGGCTCCCGGCGGTCCCCTGCACGGGGTCTACTGA